Genomic window (Bradyrhizobium sp. 186):
TGCCCTCGCGCGTCGCAGCCCAGATTGTCGACGACCCCGGCGGCGAAGCGATCGCGGTCGCCGCCCGCGCGCTCGACATGCCGAGCCCCAACTTCCAGCGCATCCTGTTGTTCTTCAAGCCGGAGATCGGCACGTCCGTGGACGCGGTCTACCGGCTGTCGCGGCTCTATGACCGGCTGAGCGACCGCTCCGCGCTGGTGTTGCTCGCCGCCTGGCGCGGCTCCACGCTCGCCGTCACGCGCGCGAAATACCAGTCGACGCTGCATGACAGCGAACGCCAGCGCGCGCGCGCAAGCGCAAACCAGCCGCGGCCGGGCGTGCAGCCCGGCTCGAGTCCCGCGGTGCGGACGGGGACCGACGGATCGGATCGCTAATCAGGTCCGCGCCAGTTCGAGGAAGTGCCGGCCCGCGCGGTCCTCGGTCTCGACGATCCAGGCGTCCGAGTCGAAGCGGATCTCCTTGGTCAGACGCTCCTCGACCGCAGGCTCCGGCATCGGCTGCGGCGCGGCCGGCACAAAGAACCGATCGACCGGCCGGCCGTCGTCATAGACGGTTTGCGGCGCCGGCACGTAGAGCATCGCGTTGCCGTCGAGCAGCGCGACCTTGACGAACACCGCGCCCGCTTCCTCGGCGCCGCGACGGCGCACCGCGCCGAACACGCCCTCGGTCTGACACCGGCGCAGATAGGCCGCGACCCATATGTTTGATTTTAGGCGCATAAATCGCACGATAGGCCAGTGCCGCAATCAGCACCAGCCTCCGCAAGCGTGACGATTATTCGACGGGATGGCCGATCGCGGCCCCGAGTTCGCGCAACAGGCGATCGGACACCTGGCCGGTGACCTGCATCTTGTGCTCGCGCTCGAATTTCTGGATCGCGGACTGGGTTTCGCCGCTCATTGTGCCCGTGACCTTCAACTGACCATAGCCATATTCGGACAGCGCGCGCTGCACGCCGGAGATGCGGCGCGCAACCGGGCTTTGCTGCACCGGAATGGGCGCCGGCGGACGCGCGACGGCGACGGAAGGAGATGTCGTGGCCTTGACCAGATTGGTCATGGGATCGCCTGCTCTCGGCGTCGATGCGGTCGCCTCAATGGGCTTCTCGGGCGCCTTCTCGGCCGGCTTCGGCTCGGCACGGAACTCAGTCGCCTTCGGCTCGAGCGGCGACGTATCGGCGCCGACGGGGCGCGGGCGCGGCATGGGATTCGGCTGCGGGACGGACGACGGCATCGGAAGATTGATCACTGTGCCGAACATCGGCGCCGGATGCCGGCCGGTCTGAAGGAACAGCGCGTTGGCGACGATGGCGCTGACGGCCGCGACGGCGACCAGCCCGGCCAGCGTGTCCTTGGGGCTGTGCAGCAGTATCCGCATCGCGAGATTGCGCTCGGTCTCGATATCCACGACCGCGGCCTTTGCGCCACGGCGGCGCCGAGCAGCTTCGTCCTTTGCGGGCTTTCTAGGCACTTTTCTTCACCAAAGCAGGTTGGTCCTGAAGTTGATCCTGAGGTTGATCCTGAGGTTCTTGGCGCAGCACCGGCGTCAGCGTCGCGATCTTGCTCTCGGGCGCCTTGACTTGCGGCGGCGTGTAGACGAGCGGCAGCTTGACGGTGACGGCGGTGCCCTCGCCGAGCCTGCTTTGTACCGTCAATTCGCCGAGATGCAATGCCACCAGACCGTTCACGATCGAAAGACCGAGGCCGGTGCCTTCGTGGCGGCGCTGATAGGTCTTGCCTGCCTGGAAGAACGGCGCGCCGACACGCTTGAGATCGTCGGGCGCGATACCGACGCCGGTGTCGCTGATGCGCAGCGTGAGTTGCGATCCCGACACCGCGGCAACAACAGTGACCTGACCGCCGCGCTCGGTGAACTTGATGGCGTTGGCGACGAGGTTGAGCACGATCTGCTTGAAGGCGCGCGGATCGCCGGTCATCACCGGCAAATCCTGCGGCGCATCGGTGATCAGATCAATACCGTTCTCCCGCGCTTTCAGCGCGAGCAGATTGCAGCAGTGCATGAGCGAGGCCCGCGGCGCGAACGGCTCCGCCGCAATCTCGAAATTGCCCGATTCCATCTTGGACATGTCGAGTATGCCGTTGACGAGCGAGAGCAGATGCTGCCCGGAATCGTTGATGAGCTGGGCATATTCCTTGCGCTGGGCCGCGCCGAGCATCAAAGTCTGCTCCTGCGCGATCATCTCGGAGAAGCCGATGATGGCGTTGAGCGGCGTACGCAATTCGTGGCTCATGGTGGCGAGGAAGCGCGTCTTGGCGGCGTCGGCCGCCTCCGCGGCGCTGCGGGCCTGATCGAGCGCCTGCTCCGCGAGCTTGCGATCGGTGACATCGCGCATCACGGCGACGACATCGGCCTCGCTCGCGACATCACGGTCAAGAGCCCGGCGGCCCGGATCCAGCTCGAGCGGACGGCAGCGCATCTCGACCCAGATGAAATCGACCTGAAAATCGGCTTGGCCGCGCTCGGAGCCGGCTTTCTCCTGTCGCAGTCGGAACTCGACGCTGCGGACGTGGCCGCGCGCGGCATCCGAGAGCGCAGTGAGATAGGCCGGGCGATCCGCGACATGGACACGGTCGAACAGGCCGTGGCCGAGCAGTCGCGCAATGGGCATGCCGAGCATGGCCTCAGCCGCCGGCGAGATGAACTGCACCGCGCCGTTACGTTGATGCCGCGAGATGACGTCGCTCATGTTGCGCGCCAGCAGGCGATAGCGCTCTTCTTCGCGCGACAGCAGCGCGACGCTGGTGCGCGCGAGCGATTCCGCACCGAAGGCGAGGCCCGCGGCATAGAGCGTCGCCGAAGCGACGCCGAACGCCATCAATATTCCGCGCTCTGCGGCACTGGCGTCGCCGGGCAACCAGCCGAGTTGGCTGACGAGGATCAAGATCCCGGCGCAGGACAGTGCAAGCAGCGAGGCGAAGGCCGCAACGCGGCGCGAAGCCGACAACGCGGCTTCGAGGGGAACCACGACCAGCCAGATCGCAGCAAATGATTCGATGCCGCCGGTCGTGGCCGCAATCGCCATGATCAGGCCGGCGAGCGCCAGCGACGACAGTACATGCGCGCCTTCATAGCGGCCGGTGCGCGACAGGAACCAGGACAACAGAATCGGTGCGATCAGCCACGCGAAGGCCGCAACCTCGATCGCGCTCGGCGCGCCGCGCATGGCGAGATAGACCGGAAATGCGGCAAACGCCGCCAGGCTTCCCAGCAGCCTCGGCGCCATGAAGGCACGATGGCGCGCGCGCGTCAGCGCGTCGTAACGCGCGGAGGGATGCAGCAGCGCATCGAGACAATCGCGGATGATACTCAAAACTGTCACGGGTCTCGCGCTTCGGCTCAATCGTCGAGAAGACGCGCCGGAACGCCTCCTTATCGTTGAGCCAACGTGTCAGAGTGACCTTAAACGAACGCTAAGGCCGCCCGGCCTGCCGCCGGACACCGTATCATCGCGGGGCTTTTTAGACGATTTGGCGATGTCATCGGCGGGGATGGTGAACACAGGGTTTCACCCTCCCCCTCATGGTTTCGAATTGGTGGATGCGCGGGCCAGGGGAATCACGGGCGTGCGCGTCAATCGAAAATTTACGAGACCGCCGGTTGCGAAGATTTTTGCGTAAATTTTCCGCGAATTAAGCGGAAGGCAATCACTTGCGATTTATCGAGGATTGCTAGATCGGACGCGCGCGGCAATCGCCGCGGAGGGATCTAACACACAGGTCGCAAGATGCGCTTTCTGCTCCGCATCACATTCTGGCTCGGGCTGGTGCTGGTGCTCCTGCCGCGGGACAAGACGCCCGAATCGGAGAAGCTGCCGCAGATCGGCGCTGCCGATGCCGTGCAGGCTGCGACCGCGGCCGTCTCCGACGCGAGCCAGTTCTGCAAACGCCAGCCGGCGGCCTGCGAGGTCGGCGGTCAGGCCGCAACCATCATCGGCCAACGGGCGCAGGACGGCGCGCGCAAGCTCTACCAGATCATCAACGACAAGAAGGAGCAGATCACCAACGAGAAGAATGACAAGAAGGCGCCCGACCACACCGGTTCGATCGCGATGGCCGGTGAAGGCGATATAGCTGCGAGCGAGGCGCCGCGCGAAACCCTGACCCAGGACGACCTCGCGCTGGAGTGGCGTGGCCCGCAAGTCGCGAATTAGGGCCCAAACCCTATCGATTTCACCCACTTGCATCCCTATATTGGCCTGAACGGGAACACGGGCCACATGACGACAATCGACGAAATCAGGGACAATTTCGAGCTCCTGGACGAGTGGGACGACCGCTACCGGTATGTCATCGAACTCGGCCGCACCCTGGAACCGCTGTCCGAGGCGGAGCACTCCGCGGCCAACAAGGTGCAGGGCTGCGTCAGCCAGGTCTGGCTCGCCAAGCACGTCGACCGCGGCCACGGCGCACCGCGCCTGAAATATCTCGGCGACAGCGACGCCCATATCGTGCGCGGCCTGGTCGCGATCGTGCTCTCGCTCTATTCCGGCCGCACGCCGCAGGAGATTCTTGCGACCGACGCCATCGCTGTGTTCAACGAGTTCGGCTTTCGCGACCATTTGACGCCGCAGCGCTCCAACGGCCTGCGCTCGATGGTCGAACGTATCAAGGCCGATGCGAAAGCGGCGCTCGCGGACGCCTCGTAGGAAGCTTACTTCCGCTTCCGCTGCTGCTGCCCCAATCCCATCTTCTTCGCCAGTTGCGAGCGCGCCACCGCATAGTTCGGCGCGACCATGGGATAATCGGCCGGCAGGCCCCATTTCTCGCGATATTGCTCCGGCGTCATGCTGTACTGGGTGCGCAGATGCCGCTTCAGCGACTTGAAGCGCTTGCCGTCTTCCAGACAGACCAGATAGTCCGGCGCGATCGACTTCTTCAGCGAGACCGCCGGCTTGGCCGGCTCGAGCGGCGCCTCCACGCGGCCTGACGACACCCGCACCAGCGCACCATGCACCTGGCTGATCAGGTTGGAAATCTCGGCGGCCGGCGTCGGATTGTTGCTGAGATAGGCCGACACGATGTTCGCCGTCAGCTCGATGAAATTCTTGCCCGCGGCATCCGACATGGACCCGACCTTTCTCCAACTTGCGTCTGTCTTGCGTCTCTTGAGATTCACGACGCTGAAGTATTCGATGTCAACAATACGTTCGACTGAAATGTGACGACTGACCAATATGAGCGGATGACTGCGGAGGTGACAAGAAGACGGCGCTGCACTCCGCGAATGCACTTGGCCCGCGGGCCGCTCAAGACCGCTGGTCGAGATGGGCGCGCAGTTCGTCGATCGAAGCAAAGCGCATCATGCCTTCCGGCATCTGCGCTTCGATCGAACCGTCGGAATAGAGCGAATAGGCCATGCCGTCGACGACGCCGGATTTGAGCACAGTGACCTGCGCCGGCTCGGCCGGCGGCAGCTCTGGCTCAGGCTGGGGCGGGACGGCCTCGAAGGTCGACGGGGTGCGCGGTGGCGGGCGCCGCGACGCCGCCGGCTCCGATGGCCGCGCGCGGTCGGGCTTCGGCCAGGCATCGTCGAAGCTCGCAGGCGGAACCTCCGGCGCGACAGGCTCCGCGGGCTCTTCGTGCGACTGCGGCGGCAGGCCGTCGGTCGCTTTTGCCTCCGCGCGCTCGCGCTCCTTGCGCGAGGTCGAGGCGAACAACAGGTTGCGCCGGCGCGGTGCTTCGGGAGCCGCAGGCGGGGGCGCTTCCGGCTCTGCCGGTAGCTCGACGCGCGGCCGCTCGCGAGCGGCTGCCTCGCTCTGCCACGGCGGCGGCGCGGCGGACGATGGCGGAGCCTGCGGATCGACTTGCATCGCCGGAGCAGGCACGGGCTCCCGCGGAGCCGTTCCAGGCATCGCGAGGCCTGAGGGCAGTACCGGCCTGACCCGAACGTCCGCCGCCGCAGTCGAACCGGCCAGCCGGCGAGCGATGCCCTTCAGCTCCAGCACCACGACGTGGAGGCCGACCAGTAACATTCCGGAGCAGACGCCGATCGTGCCGGAGATTATGAGAGTGCTGCCGAGGCTGAAATCCCTGACGGTGTAACCGAAAAGGACCGCGAGGAGGCCCGCCACCACGGCGACGATCCCTGCGATCAGCAATGCCAAGATCATCGAACCCACCCCCGGCCGCGCACCCATGCGCGACACCCGTTACGCCACGATACCGTCATACGGTGTTCCTCGCCAACGGCCAATTATGGGCAACGTTCCTAAAGGGAAGGAAATCAGGGACTTATTCACATTCCCTTCAGCTACGGCCCCCTACGGTTAGTGTTCTCCGAGTTGCAAGGATTTGCTGCGTCGCATCAGGAATTTAGCCATAATGCCCAATTACTTGGTAATGGAACTGCGCTATAGGGATTCCGGGGAACAGGCCCATGCGCACCAGCAGGGCCGAGAGGGGATTCCGGGTCACCAATAGCCATGACATCCATCACGACTTCGGCGATCGACACGCCTCTCCGGCGCTCGGTCGAACGGACTTGCGACGATCTCGCCATGCTGGTGCTGGCTGCGGTCGCCGTCATTGCAGGCTTGACCTTCCGTGACTACGGGCTCGGCTGGGATGATTACACCCACGCCGAATATGCCGACCTGCTGCTGCGCATGTTCGGTTCCGGCTTCAAGGACACCGCGGCGCTCTCCTTCGCCAACCTCTATATGTACGGCGGCGGCTTCGACATGGTCGCAGCCCTCCTGCACAAAGTCATTCCGCTCGAGCTGTTCGAGACGCGCCGTCTGCTCGGCGCCATGGTCGGCGTGGTCGGGCTTGCGGTGACATGGCGACTCGGCCGCCGCATCGGTGGCCCGCTTGCCGGTCTCGCGACGCTGCTGCTGCTTGCGCTATGCCCGATCTTCTACGGCCACATGTTCATGAACCCGAAGGATGCGCCCTTCGCAGTATCGATGATCATCCTGATGCTCGGCCTCGTGCGGCTCGCCGAAGAATATCCGCAGCCCTCGCCGCGCACGATCCTGATCGTCGGCCTCGGCGCCGGCCTGGCGATCGGCTCGCGCATTCTCGGCGGGCTCGCGCTGGTCTACGCCGTGATCGGCTTCATCCCGCTGTTCCTGGAGGAACTGCGCACCGAGGGCCTTCGCGAGTCGGTCCGCCGCTTCGCCCATGTCGTCTACATCCTGCTGCCCGGCCTCGTGCTCGGCTACCTCGTCATGGGCCTGATCTGGCCGTGGTCGATCATGGAGCCCGGCAATCCCTTCGAGGCTTTGACCTACTTCTCGCACTTCTTCGAGAAGCCCTGGAAGGAGATGTTCGACGGCGCGATCGTGTCCGTGCCCGACATGCCCTGGTCCTATCTGCCGACGCTTTTCGCGCTTCAGCTTCCGGAAGTGATGCTGGTGCTGATGGTCGGCGCCGTGATCGGCACCTTAGCGCTGCTGCCGCGACGCGAGGTCCCGGCGCGCCGCAAGACCATCCTCCTGATGCTGACGCTCGCAGCGACCCTGCCGCTCGCGATCGCGATGGTGAAGCGGCCGGCGCTCTACAACGGTATCCGCCATTTCGTCTTCGTGATCCCGCCGATGGCGGTGCTCGGCGGCGTCGCTTTCGGCTGGGTCATGGAGCGCCTGCGCGCCAACCACCGCACCTGGCAGCCGGTCGTGCTCGCCACCTTCTGCTTCGGGCTGGCGCTGTCGCTCGCCGAGATGATCCGGCTGCATCCGTATCAATACACCCATTTTAACCACATCGCCGGCACCGTGCGCGGCGCCGACGACCGCTTCATGCTGGACTATTGGGGCCTGGCGCTGAAGCAGGCTTCCGACGAATTGCGCGAGCAGATCGTCGAGCGGCAGGAAGTGGCGCCGGGCAATCGCAAATGGAAGGTCGCGGTGTGCGGCCCGCAGCGCCCTGCCCAGGTCGCGCTCGGCCCCGACTTCACCATCGGCTGGGATTCCAATGCGGCCGATTTCGCGATGACGCTCGGCGAGTTCTACTGCAAGGGCCTCACCGCGCCGGTCCTGGTCGAGATCAAGCGCGACGACGTGGTGTTCGCCCGCGTCTACGACATCCGCGGCCGCAGCATTTCCAGCCTGCTGTCGATCCCGGCGCCGTAATATCCTTCTCCTGATCCGTAGCCCGGAGCAGCGAAGCGAAATCCGGGGACCTCACGGCTTCCTGCATTTCGCTGCGCTCCATGCGGGCTACGCTGAACTGCCGCGCTTTGTGCGCCTTGCTGGCAGCCCGCAGCAGGACTAGGCTCCCTCCCCGCAACAACGATGTTCGGAGAGATTTGCCATGTCGCCAGCGGAAGCACGCCGGAGGGAAGTGCCGTCGAACATGACGGAGGCCGAGTGGCAGCAACGGGTCAATCTCGCCGCCTGCTATCGCCTCGTCGCGCTGTACGGCTGGGACGATCTGGTCGACACCCACATCTCCGCGCGCGTGCCCGGCCCCGAGCATCACTTCCTCATCAATCCCTACGGGCTGATGTTTGACGAGATCACGGCGTCGAGCCTCGTCAAGGTCGATCTGCACGGCAACCAGCTCTCCGAGAGCGAATACAGCATCAACCCGGCCGGCTTCACCATCCATTCGGCGATCCACGAGGTGCGCGAGGACGCGATCTGCGTGTTGCATCTCCACACGCTCGACGGCACCGCGGTGTCGAGCAGCGCCGAGGGCCTGCTGCCACTGAACCAGACGGCGCAGCTCGTCACCCACGACCTCGCCTATCACGACTATGAAGGCATCGCGCTCGACCACGACGAGCGGCCGCGCCTCCAGAAGGACCTCGGCGACCACAACCACATGCTGCTGCGCAACCACGGCACGATGACGGTCGGCCGCTCGGTCGCTTCGGCCTTCGAGCGCATGTATCACCTCGAGCGCGCCTGCTCGATGCAGGTGCGCACGCGCGCGCTGGGCACGCCGGTCTATCCGGTCGACGACGTCGCGATCGACAAGAACACCGAGCTGCTCGCCAACCGCGACCGCGCCGAGCTGCGCGCGACCAATTTGGTGTGGCCGCCGCTGCTGCGCAAGCTGGACCGCGTCAATCCCGGCTACCGGTCTTGAGATTTTCGGGATTTTGTGTAGGGTAGGCGTCAACACCCTCTGCACGTTCTGGAATGAAACGCCGCCCAATTCCGGGCGGCGTTTTTATTTGCGACGACATCGTCGCCCATGAACAAGTCTGTCAGCGTGGATCAATTCCTCGTTCCGGTTAGGTCGAGATAGCGCATGCACTTGGCTTCTAAATCCGGGTACGCCGCGTACTGGACCACAAATTCTTCCAACGGCGGATGGAAGTCCTTCAGAAACTTGAAGCTCGAAATCAGATAGTTTGTCTCGTAGGCAATTTTTCGCGGATCTCGGAGGATGCTCTTATCCGTCCTTTCCCTTCTGAGATCAGAGAACCCGCTTAGACTCGAGATGTCGATGCTATCCAATACCGTCCGATATTTTGCATAAAATCTTGCGTGAACAAAATTGTAGCAATCTTGATTTAGGCGCCCCTCTGCGCGGAGATCTGATGGACCTGGATTCGACCGTATTTTCCGTCGAAATTCGTCAAAAATCGAACTGAAGCCGGGTTCAATCTTGACGCTCGCTGCTACCATTTCCTGAATTTCTCGATCATGAGTTCGCGCAAACTCGTCAGCGGCTCCAACAACGGACAGCCAAGAACACGAGACTATCGCGGCGGCCAATAGCCAAGCGCGCCAGACCCGGTACAGCAGTGATCGACACGAAATTGTCCCGCTCCGTGTCACCATCCACTCTCCAATTACAATCGACGCGTTCACAGCGCAGAACCCGGGCACTGCATCAGCTTGCTTGGCCGGGCCGGGATTGCTTGGTCATTCGCAGGTGACAGCCGTTGCTTCGATCTCAACCCGTGCGGAAGCTGGCGAGAGTCCGCTGACCTGGACGAGCGTACTTGCGGGGCGGATTTGATCAAAAAACTCCGAATGGGCGCGGGCAACATGCTGAGTGTCCCCGATGTCAATCACATACACCACCGTACGAACGACGTGTCGCATGTCTGCTCCGATCTCCGCCAGCGCATCGGCTATGATTGCCAAGGCAGCCTTGGCCTGCACGTAGGCATCACCGCTCAGTTGCGGCTGGCGTGCCGTCGTACCTGATACATAGATTTGATTTCCCACGCGGACGGCTCGCGAGTACCCGTATGCGTCTTCAAAGGCGTAGCCGGACGAAATATTCTGCCTAGCATTACAGTTGCTTTGTTTGCGGGCTTCTGAATCCATGGGCAACCATGATTCGAATGTCGTGGACGCGGGCCGCGTCGGTTGAGGAGACGCTTGCGTTGTGGGCGGCGTCGCTTCGAGAGATCAAGCAACGGATACGTCCGTTGTTCACGCAAGAGCGTGTGGCGACGAATGCAGGCTTGTTCCTGGAAGGTCTGCTCGGAGATGAGCAGCGCAAGACCGGCTGGATGCGCGCGGAGGCGGCTGGCGATCCTGGCCCATGGCGTCAGCAGGCGATCCTGGGTCGTGGAGATTGGGACGCTGATGCCCTGCGCGACATCGTCCGGGACTATGTCATCGAGCACTTGGCGGATGACGATGCGGTGCTGGTGATCGACGAGACCGGCTTTCTCAAGCAGGGTAAGGCCTCATGCGGAGTGGCACGGCAATACACTGGTTCGGCAGGGAAGATTACGAACTGCCAGATCGGCGTCTTCGCTACCTACGTTTCGCGTCATGGTCATGCGTTCATCGATCGCGCGTTGTATCTTCCGAAGGAATGGACTGACGATCCAGATCGTCTGGAAGCCGCATATGTGCCTGCCGATGTCGGCTTTGCGACCAAACCAAAGCTTGCGACGAGAATGATCGCACGTGCGATAGCCGCGTCTGTACCATTCAAGTGGGTTGCCGGTGACACGGTCTACGGTGTTGGCGATATCGAACAGCAGCTACGGCGGGCAGGCAAAGGCTATGTGCTCGGGGTCAGCAGCTCTCATGTCTTCCGATCCTGGGGCAAGCGACAGCCGGTCGCCGGCAAGGCCGAAGACATCGCCCGGACGCGGCGCCCGTCCGACTGGAAGCGCTTGTCGGCGGGAGCCGGAACCAAAGGACCGAGGCTGCATGACTGGTGTTATCTCGAACTGGCCGATCTCGAGGTCGAGCAGTTCAACAGCGCAAATGATGGTTTATGGACGCGCGGTCTGCTGATCCGTCGCCATATCGCCGATGGCGATCTCGCCTTCTTCACCACCTGGTGCCCAGCGGGAACATCAATTGAAACGCTGGTCGCGGTCGAAGGCCATCGATGGGCGATCGAGGACAGCTTTGAAACCGCGAAAAACGAGTTCGGGCTCGATCACAACGAGAGCAGATCCTGGCATGGCTGGCATCGCCACGTGTCCCTGGTGATGCTCGCCTTCGCCATGATGGCGGCGATCCGCCATCGCGCCAATCCGCCACCGCCCAAAAAAACCAAACGCCGCCCCCCGGCAAAAGCCAAAGCACACCCACGCCGCCGCTGATCCGTTGGTCAATCCAGGAAATCCGCCGCATCGCCATCAGGCTTGCTCGAAAGCGGATCCAACCCGCGCATGTCATCGCATGGTCATTCTGGCGCAGAGCTCACCAGGCTGCCGCTCAGCGCGCGCATCTCAAAGCAAAACGGCAACTGTAATGCTAGACAAGCGACAGCTCCTGCATCTGACCCGCCGGGTGCCCAACATCATAGGGGGTGGTGGGCACGGCGCTTTGCGCCTTTGCGCACCCTACGCATCGCCACGCGGTCACTTCACCTCCGCCAGCGCGGCGAGGATGCGGGCCCAGGAGCGGATGCCCTTCTGGAAGCTTCTGAGGTCGTATTTCTCGTTCGGCGAATGGATGTTGTCGTCGTCGAGCCCGAAGCCGACGAGCAGCGAGTCCAGCCCAAGCGTGCGTTTGAAGTCGGCGACGATCGGGATCGAGGCACCCGACCCCATCAGCACGGTCTCCTTGCCCCATTCCTCGGTCAGCGCCGTCTTCGCAGCGGCGAGCGGCTTCATGTTCCAGTCGAGCGCGACCGCGGGCGCGGCGGAATGGTCGCCGAACTCGACCTTGCAGTCTCCCGGAATCCGCGCCGACACGTAATCGCGGAAGGCCTTGCGGATCTTTGCAGGATCCTGCCCCTCGACCAGGCGGAACGACACCTTCGCCGATGCATGCGACGGGATCACCGTCTTCGAGCCCTCCCCGATATAGCCGCCCCAGATGCCGTTGACGTCGCAGGTCGGGCGTGAGGACGCCTGCTCGATCAGGAGCCGGCCCTTTTCGCCGGCCGGGATCGACAGGCCGATCGGCTTGAGGAACATCTCCGGCGTCAGGTTGAGCTTCTTCCACTGCTCCAGGATATCGGGCGGCAGATCTTTCACGCCGTCATAGAAGCCGGGAATGGTGATGCGGTTGTCGTCGTCGAACAACCCGCCGAGAATTTTGGTCAGCACCCGGATCGGGTTCATCGCCGAGCCGCCGAACACGCCGGAATGCAGGTCGCGATTGGCGGCGGTGATCTTCACCTCTTCGTAGAGCAGGCCGCGCAGCGAGGTGGTGATCGCCGGCGTGTTGCGATCCCACATGCCGGTGTCGCAGACCAGCACGTAGTCGGCTTTGAACTCGTCCTTGTTGGCCTCGATGAACGGCACAAAATTCTTCGAGCCGACCTCCTCCTCACCTTCGATCAGGAAGGTGATGTCGATCGGCAGCGATCCCGTCACTTTCTTCCAGGCGCGGCAGGCCTCGACGAAGGTCATCACCTGCCCCTTGTCGTCCTCGGCGCCGCGCGCGACGATGATCTTGCGGCCGTCGGCATGGTCGGTGATCACAGGCTCGAACGGCGGACGGTGCCAGAGCTCGAGCGGATCGACCGGCTGCACGTCATAATGGCCGTAGAACAGCACATGCGGCCGCCCGCCCGCGACCGTCTTGCCGACGACCGCGGGATGGCCGGCAGTCGGCCTCACCTCGGTCGCGACGCCGAGGCTCGCGATGTCCTTGGCGAGATGCTCGGCCGCTGCCTTGCACTCGGCGGCGAAGGCCGTATCCGCGGAGATCGACTTGATCCGCAACAACGAGAACAGACGCTCCAGGCTGTTGTCGAAGTCCTTGTCGATGTGGTCGAGCACGGATTGAAGCTGCGCGTTGGCCATGGTCGTGTTCCCG
Coding sequences:
- a CDS encoding DUF1491 family protein is translated as MRLKSNIWVAAYLRRCQTEGVFGAVRRRGAEEAGAVFVKVALLDGNAMLYVPAPQTVYDDGRPVDRFFVPAAPQPMPEPAVEERLTKEIRFDSDAWIVETEDRAGRHFLELART
- a CDS encoding peptidoglycan-binding domain-containing protein, with translation MPRKPAKDEAARRRRGAKAAVVDIETERNLAMRILLHSPKDTLAGLVAVAAVSAIVANALFLQTGRHPAPMFGTVINLPMPSSVPQPNPMPRPRPVGADTSPLEPKATEFRAEPKPAEKAPEKPIEATASTPRAGDPMTNLVKATTSPSVAVARPPAPIPVQQSPVARRISGVQRALSEYGYGQLKVTGTMSGETQSAIQKFEREHKMQVTGQVSDRLLRELGAAIGHPVE
- a CDS encoding ATP-binding protein yields the protein MTVLSIIRDCLDALLHPSARYDALTRARHRAFMAPRLLGSLAAFAAFPVYLAMRGAPSAIEVAAFAWLIAPILLSWFLSRTGRYEGAHVLSSLALAGLIMAIAATTGGIESFAAIWLVVVPLEAALSASRRVAAFASLLALSCAGILILVSQLGWLPGDASAAERGILMAFGVASATLYAAGLAFGAESLARTSVALLSREEERYRLLARNMSDVISRHQRNGAVQFISPAAEAMLGMPIARLLGHGLFDRVHVADRPAYLTALSDAARGHVRSVEFRLRQEKAGSERGQADFQVDFIWVEMRCRPLELDPGRRALDRDVASEADVVAVMRDVTDRKLAEQALDQARSAAEAADAAKTRFLATMSHELRTPLNAIIGFSEMIAQEQTLMLGAAQRKEYAQLINDSGQHLLSLVNGILDMSKMESGNFEIAAEPFAPRASLMHCCNLLALKARENGIDLITDAPQDLPVMTGDPRAFKQIVLNLVANAIKFTERGGQVTVVAAVSGSQLTLRISDTGVGIAPDDLKRVGAPFFQAGKTYQRRHEGTGLGLSIVNGLVALHLGELTVQSRLGEGTAVTVKLPLVYTPPQVKAPESKIATLTPVLRQEPQDQPQDQLQDQPALVKKSA
- a CDS encoding DUF5330 domain-containing protein; this translates as MRFLLRITFWLGLVLVLLPRDKTPESEKLPQIGAADAVQAATAAVSDASQFCKRQPAACEVGGQAATIIGQRAQDGARKLYQIINDKKEQITNEKNDKKAPDHTGSIAMAGEGDIAASEAPRETLTQDDLALEWRGPQVAN
- a CDS encoding SufE family protein, encoding MTTIDEIRDNFELLDEWDDRYRYVIELGRTLEPLSEAEHSAANKVQGCVSQVWLAKHVDRGHGAPRLKYLGDSDAHIVRGLVAIVLSLYSGRTPQEILATDAIAVFNEFGFRDHLTPQRSNGLRSMVERIKADAKAALADAS
- a CDS encoding MucR family transcriptional regulator encodes the protein MSDAAGKNFIELTANIVSAYLSNNPTPAAEISNLISQVHGALVRVSSGRVEAPLEPAKPAVSLKKSIAPDYLVCLEDGKRFKSLKRHLRTQYSMTPEQYREKWGLPADYPMVAPNYAVARSQLAKKMGLGQQQRKRK
- a CDS encoding DUF308 domain-containing protein, which translates into the protein MILALLIAGIVAVVAGLLAVLFGYTVRDFSLGSTLIISGTIGVCSGMLLVGLHVVVLELKGIARRLAGSTAAADVRVRPVLPSGLAMPGTAPREPVPAPAMQVDPQAPPSSAAPPPWQSEAAARERPRVELPAEPEAPPPAAPEAPRRRNLLFASTSRKERERAEAKATDGLPPQSHEEPAEPVAPEVPPASFDDAWPKPDRARPSEPAASRRPPPRTPSTFEAVPPQPEPELPPAEPAQVTVLKSGVVDGMAYSLYSDGSIEAQMPEGMMRFASIDELRAHLDQRS
- a CDS encoding glycosyltransferase family 39 protein, whose protein sequence is MTSITTSAIDTPLRRSVERTCDDLAMLVLAAVAVIAGLTFRDYGLGWDDYTHAEYADLLLRMFGSGFKDTAALSFANLYMYGGGFDMVAALLHKVIPLELFETRRLLGAMVGVVGLAVTWRLGRRIGGPLAGLATLLLLALCPIFYGHMFMNPKDAPFAVSMIILMLGLVRLAEEYPQPSPRTILIVGLGAGLAIGSRILGGLALVYAVIGFIPLFLEELRTEGLRESVRRFAHVVYILLPGLVLGYLVMGLIWPWSIMEPGNPFEALTYFSHFFEKPWKEMFDGAIVSVPDMPWSYLPTLFALQLPEVMLVLMVGAVIGTLALLPRREVPARRKTILLMLTLAATLPLAIAMVKRPALYNGIRHFVFVIPPMAVLGGVAFGWVMERLRANHRTWQPVVLATFCFGLALSLAEMIRLHPYQYTHFNHIAGTVRGADDRFMLDYWGLALKQASDELREQIVERQEVAPGNRKWKVAVCGPQRPAQVALGPDFTIGWDSNAADFAMTLGEFYCKGLTAPVLVEIKRDDVVFARVYDIRGRSISSLLSIPAP